A genomic segment from Solenopsis invicta isolate M01_SB chromosome 5, UNIL_Sinv_3.0, whole genome shotgun sequence encodes:
- the LOC105195152 gene encoding sequestosome-1 isoform X2, whose protein sequence is MAKLSFKVYLVNENPAPWNHTEVRRFGVDADVATNFVYLREKLQTIFPSLRSKNFLITWKDDENEAITISTNEELEIALQEMGHKDIYKLYISPLSEREALDMSKIEKILHPGVVCDVCDKDIHGFRFKCMECPDYDLCNDCMSLGNHPEHYMVRMTQPIEWSSYHGRRLAHHVRKFMKKSAQHYKEEERKYHHKSKRSGCPAFSADDESHEQKRTKEQHREPSAEAATEATEDSQQEATRHSFSQLLKIVEDNIANISQFLDPLGINVTVMADNDSTKKPAENTQKTSTQKPEPRASSEDSTKKFPGEGKKLRDDSVSPAAVPSTDNASIQKESAAVATTSAEQAAEAEEWTMIQRESPDISRASSTSSSLNGSGTTPKQTTPSVPTAPMAEPEKTPSNQKIYPSLPEERHEVYHPNPKIQRAVEAMMAMGFSNDGSWLTHLLVTQNGDIDKALDIIHPVVRRY, encoded by the exons ATGGCGAAGCTGAGCTTCAAGGTGTATCTAGTAAATGAGAATCCTGCACCATGGAACCATACGGAAGTGCGCAGATTCGGCGTCGACGCTGACGTCGCGACGAATTTCGTGTATCTGCGCGAGAAATTGCAAACCATCTTTCCGAGCCTGCGAAGCAAGAATTTCCTCATCACCTGGAAAG ATGATGAAAATGAGGCCATTACCATATCTACAAACGAAGAATTGGAGATTGCATTGCAGGAGATGGGGCACAAAGATATCTACAAACTATACATCTCCCCGCTGTCAGAACGAGAAGCATTGGACATGtcaaagatagaaaaaatactGCATCCTGGTGTGGTATGTGACGTATGTGACAAGGATATCCATGGTTTTCGTTTCAAGTGCATGGAATGTCCAGATTATGATTTATGCAATGATTGTATGTCGCTCGGCAATCATCCGGAGCATTACATGGTCCGCATGACACAGCCGATCGAGTGGTCGAGCTACCATGGCCGCCGTCTTGCTCACCACGTGCGCAAGTTCATGAAGAAGTCGGCGCAGCATTACAAAGAGGAAGAGCGTAAATACCACCACAAGAGTAAGCGAAGTGGCTGTCCGGCGTTCAGCGCAGATG ACGAAAGTCACGAGCAGAAGCGGACTAAGGAGCAACACAGAGAACCATCTGCAGAGGCGGCGACCGAGGCAACGGAGGATTCTCAGCAGGAAGCAACCAGGCACTCTTTCTCACAATTGTTAAAGATCGTCGAGGACAACATCGCCAACATCTCGCAGTTCCTGGATCCACTTGGTATCAACGTCACCGTGATGGCCGATAACGATTCCACTAAGAAGCCCGCAGAAAACACGCAGAAGACTAGCACGCAAAAACCTGAGCCCCGCGCGTCTTCGGAGGACTCCACTAAGAAATTTCCCGGTGAAGGAAAGAAGCTGCGTGACGATTCTGTAAGTCCTGCAGCTGTTCCTTCAACAGATAATGCATCGATACAAAAGGAATCGGCCGCTGTTGCAACAACCTCTGCTGAACAAGCAGCCGAAGCTGAGGAATGGACAATGATACAACGTGAAAGTCCCGATATCAGCCGCGCTTCATCTACTTCCTCCTCCTTGAATGGAAGTGGAACAACGCCTAAGCAG ACTACACCATCTGTACCGACAGCACCCATGGCAGAACCAGAGAAAACGCCGTCAAATCAGAAAATCTATCCATCCTTACCTGAAGAAAGACACGAGGTGTATCATCCAAATCCTAAGATCCAACGAGCCGTAGAAGCGATGATGGCAATGGGATTCTCTAACGATGGTTCATGGCTCACCCATCTATTAGTTACACAAAATGGTGACATCGATAAAGCACTGGATATAATACATCCGGTGGTACGCCGTTATTAA
- the LOC105195152 gene encoding sequestosome-1 isoform X1 produces MAKLSFKVYLVNENPAPWNHTEVRRFGVDADVATNFVYLREKLQTIFPSLRSKNFLITWKDDENEAITISTNEELEIALQEMGHKDIYKLYISPLSEREALDMSKIEKILHPGVVCDVCDKDIHGFRFKCMECPDYDLCNDCMSLGNHPEHYMVRMTQPIEWSSYHGRRLAHHVRKFMKKSAQHYKEEERKYHHKSKRSGCPAFSADGKFGLFDPSVVNLVENCIIDMFTAPSDESHEQKRTKEQHREPSAEAATEATEDSQQEATRHSFSQLLKIVEDNIANISQFLDPLGINVTVMADNDSTKKPAENTQKTSTQKPEPRASSEDSTKKFPGEGKKLRDDSVSPAAVPSTDNASIQKESAAVATTSAEQAAEAEEWTMIQRESPDISRASSTSSSLNGSGTTPKQTTPSVPTAPMAEPEKTPSNQKIYPSLPEERHEVYHPNPKIQRAVEAMMAMGFSNDGSWLTHLLVTQNGDIDKALDIIHPVVRRY; encoded by the exons ATGGCGAAGCTGAGCTTCAAGGTGTATCTAGTAAATGAGAATCCTGCACCATGGAACCATACGGAAGTGCGCAGATTCGGCGTCGACGCTGACGTCGCGACGAATTTCGTGTATCTGCGCGAGAAATTGCAAACCATCTTTCCGAGCCTGCGAAGCAAGAATTTCCTCATCACCTGGAAAG ATGATGAAAATGAGGCCATTACCATATCTACAAACGAAGAATTGGAGATTGCATTGCAGGAGATGGGGCACAAAGATATCTACAAACTATACATCTCCCCGCTGTCAGAACGAGAAGCATTGGACATGtcaaagatagaaaaaatactGCATCCTGGTGTGGTATGTGACGTATGTGACAAGGATATCCATGGTTTTCGTTTCAAGTGCATGGAATGTCCAGATTATGATTTATGCAATGATTGTATGTCGCTCGGCAATCATCCGGAGCATTACATGGTCCGCATGACACAGCCGATCGAGTGGTCGAGCTACCATGGCCGCCGTCTTGCTCACCACGTGCGCAAGTTCATGAAGAAGTCGGCGCAGCATTACAAAGAGGAAGAGCGTAAATACCACCACAAGAGTAAGCGAAGTGGCTGTCCGGCGTTCAGCGCAGATGGTAAATTTGGCCTTTTTGATCCATCTGTCGTAAACTTAGTGGAGAATTGCATAATAGATATGTTTACTGCTCCGTCAGACGAAAGTCACGAGCAGAAGCGGACTAAGGAGCAACACAGAGAACCATCTGCAGAGGCGGCGACCGAGGCAACGGAGGATTCTCAGCAGGAAGCAACCAGGCACTCTTTCTCACAATTGTTAAAGATCGTCGAGGACAACATCGCCAACATCTCGCAGTTCCTGGATCCACTTGGTATCAACGTCACCGTGATGGCCGATAACGATTCCACTAAGAAGCCCGCAGAAAACACGCAGAAGACTAGCACGCAAAAACCTGAGCCCCGCGCGTCTTCGGAGGACTCCACTAAGAAATTTCCCGGTGAAGGAAAGAAGCTGCGTGACGATTCTGTAAGTCCTGCAGCTGTTCCTTCAACAGATAATGCATCGATACAAAAGGAATCGGCCGCTGTTGCAACAACCTCTGCTGAACAAGCAGCCGAAGCTGAGGAATGGACAATGATACAACGTGAAAGTCCCGATATCAGCCGCGCTTCATCTACTTCCTCCTCCTTGAATGGAAGTGGAACAACGCCTAAGCAG ACTACACCATCTGTACCGACAGCACCCATGGCAGAACCAGAGAAAACGCCGTCAAATCAGAAAATCTATCCATCCTTACCTGAAGAAAGACACGAGGTGTATCATCCAAATCCTAAGATCCAACGAGCCGTAGAAGCGATGATGGCAATGGGATTCTCTAACGATGGTTCATGGCTCACCCATCTATTAGTTACACAAAATGGTGACATCGATAAAGCACTGGATATAATACATCCGGTGGTACGCCGTTATTAA